Part of the Triticum urartu cultivar G1812 chromosome 2, Tu2.1, whole genome shotgun sequence genome, GATGACGCAGACGCGGGCACACGTAGCTGAGATTTTTGCGATGGCCCGCGCATATGTCTTCTTAGTTGACTGAGAATTCAATTTTTCAAATCTGCGATTTAACTAATTGTGAGTTGGTTTTACAAGTTTAATAGGTGCTACATTTATATAAAAACATCGCATATTCCCCGCAAAACAAAACGTAATATATAATATTCTTAAAATGTGCTCACCCACGTTGTCATAATCTATCAAGTTAGTACTAGTATAAAAAAAAGTAGCTTGAGAACATGTGAAATCAACTTTGGAATTTTGACGCAAAACAAATTTCGAAGCAACCATAATATGTTGCACGTTCCTTTCTCCTTCCCCCGGACAATTTTCTCCCCATGCCACTTACCTTTCCACGCCCCAAAAGGCGAAACCCTCCCAAAACTGCTAACTTGGAGACGTGGACAGGCCTTTGACAGCAGCTAGCGGAACACAACAAAAATACGTACGTATGCCATGGTTTCTAGCGGTGGAAATTATGAAATACATCTGGTATAAAATATCCTACACGTTTTAATCAAGACAAGAGGCTGGAAATCGACGTGTAGGGCGGCTCGTGCTCGTGCTTGACTTGCTATGCCAAACCGGAAGCCCCCGTGGAGAAGGCGGGCGGGCGTGGCCGTGGTCAGTCAACGGAGTGATCGATCCAAGCAAGCGCTCTGCTGCCGCTGCCGCATATCACTCTCGAGAAGTCATCAGAGGCGCCAACCCAACGAACCTGTCCGGTCGCTTCCCCCCTCCCTATATCCTTCTTCCACCTCCGTACTGTGACTTGTTACTCCATTTGGATCAATCGGCCGGAGCTCTGCGCCACCTAGCCGGGGAGCAGAGCGGATAAGCTAAGCTTCGGCGGGCATGGGGAACTTTTGCGTGTGCATGGGCGGCTCCGCCAAGTGCGCCAGCGCCTCCACTCCCTTCCAATCAAGTAAGCCGCTCGCCgccgtcctcgacctctctgtttCTTGATTTCTTGTCGCGAGAGAGATCATGGATAAAGGGAGGGAATTAATCATGTGGATGCGTGGATTGTGTTTCGTTCAGAGGTGAACCCGAGGAGCAGCACCTCCAACTCAAACTCCAAGGCGTCGCGCCGGAGCAGCTCCGGCCCGGAGAAGCCGCCGCAGCCGGCGGAggcgccgacggcggcggggGAGGCGCAGGCGGTGCCGCCGGCGTCGCTCAAGTCGTTCACCATGGCGGACCTGCGGGCGGCCACCAAGAACTTCGGCTCCACGTCCTACCTGGGGGAGGGCGGGTTCGGGTGCGTGTACAAGGGGTGGATCGACGAGACCACGCTCGCCCCCGCCAGGCCCGGCGCCACCAACGCCATGATGGTGGCCATCAAGAAGCTCAAGAAGGAGAGCTTCCAGGGCCACCGGGAGTGGCTCACCGAGGTCACCTACCTCGGCGACCTCCACCACGACAACCTCGTCAAGCTCGTCGGCTACTGCTCCGACGCCGACAGCAACAAGCTGCTGGTGTACGAGTACATGCCCCGCGGCAGCCTGGAGAACCACCTCTTCCGGCGGGGCAGCCAGCCGCCGCTGCCGTGGTCCACGCGCGTCTCCGTCGCCGTCGACGTCGCCCGCGGGCTCGCCTTCCTCCACTCCCGTGACGTCATCTTCCGGGACCTCAAGTCCTCCAACGTGCTCCTCGGCCCCGACCACCGCGCCAAGCTCTCCGACTTCGGCCTCGCCCGGGCCGGCCCCACCGGCGGGAAGAGCCACGTCTCCACCCGCGTCGTCGGCACGCGCGGGTACGCCGCGCCGGAGTACGTCGCCACGGGCCACCTCTCGGCCAAGAGCGACGTCTACGGCTTCGGCGTGGTGCTCCTGGAGCTGATGACCGGGCGGCGCGCGCTGGACGAGGCCCGCGGGGTGGCGTCGGAGCTGCTGGTGGACTGGGCGATGCCGATGCTGCAAGGGGAGCGGCGCAAGGTGATACGGGTCATGGACACCAGGCTCGGCGGGCAGTACCCTAAGAGGCAGGCGCAGGACATGGCCGCGCTCGCGCTCCGCTGCCTGCAGAACGACCCCAAGTCCCGCCCCTCCATGGCCGACGACGTCCTACCCTCCCTCGAGCTCCTGCTGCAGCCAAGCGCCGCCAAGTCCTCCTCGACAACGACGTCATCCAGATCGCCGGCCGCGTCGGCGGCACCGGTGCACAGAGGCCACCGTCGAAACAAAGCCTAGCTAGCTAGGAGACTCGGTTCATTTAATTACTGTGTTCAATTAGTGTGTTCGTCTGTGCAGTAGAATGGAATTTGTAGATTGGAAATTGGACATCATTTTCTCTCTCGTTTCAGCCGTTTGGAATATTGGAGTATTATTATTATAGAAGTAGCTCCGGATTGCACAGAGATTGCTGACGGCGACTATCCATTGACTGGCTTGCAAGTTGCGTATTTTTATCAACGTTTACAGGTTAACTGACCTGTGAACACTTCCTAGCCCCATATACACCGTCAAAAGAATAAAATGATACACATACATGAATATAAATGTCGATGCACTAAACGAAAAGTTCATCTTGTGGTGCGCAAGAGGATCTGGACTGCCGTTCGTTTTGCCAAACGCGGGCTTCCCCATAACGACCGCTACGTCCTTTGCTCTGACGTGCTGAAGATGCTGACCACACACCTCGGGTGCTCAATCTCTAAAATCGCTCGGCGGCCGGGTCGATCTCCCTCGCCATTAACAAGCTGACTGGTATGGTTGTCTTGGTCCATCTGGAAAGAACACAGCGCAAAGTGTTTAAGAATAGGTTCAATTAGCTCGATCTTGTTATACACCAGGTAAACTGTGGTGCTATTTACTAGTACACCGTTGGGGTTAAGTGTCCCGAGTCGCTGGTCGCTAGGGTTTGTTTTGCTTATGCTTGTGGGGTGTTGCTTCTGCTTGTTGGGTTGTAGCCCTTGTACCCCTCGGACTTTGCACTTTGGTTTTCTGTTCTTCTGTTATGATCACATGCAACTCGCCTACATGATTCCACAAAAGTTCATCTTATATTTGAAAAAagtccctgagggagtcctggattagggggccttcggacagccggactattttcgttggccggactgttagactatgaagatacaagattgaagatttcgtctcgtgtctggatgggactctacttggcgtgaaaggcaagctaggtagtacggatatggatatctcctcctttgtaaccgaccttgtgtaaccctaaccctctccggtgtctatataaaccgaagggttttagtccataggacaacaaccataacatacaatcataccataggctaccttctagggtttagtctctctgatctcgtggtagatctactcgtgtactacccatatcatcaatattaatcaagcaggacgtagggttttacctccatcaagagggccccaacctaggtaaaacatcgtgtgtctcctgcctcctgttaccatccggcctagacggacagttcgagaccccctacccgagatccgccggttttgacactgacattggtgctttcattgagagttcctctgtgtcgtcgccgttaggcttaatggctcctactatcatcgatagcgatgcggtccagggtgagacttttctccccggacagatcttcgtattcggcggctttgcactgcgggctaattcgcttggccatctggagcagattgaaagctacgcccctggccatcaggtcagatttggaagtttgaactacacggccgacatccgcggagacttgattttcgacggattcgagccatagccgggcgcgccgcactatcgcgatgggtatgacctagctctgccgccgaacagtaccccagaggccgtgcccgcatcagctctgacccttagctcggagccaactgcgccaattgaggacgggtggctagataccgactcaggggctgcagtctcgacggtgatcgagccaaacaccagcataatcctttgcgcagcccgtgactccaaggtgccggacccttttccggactccgaaccatccgcgcccctgccaatcgaatccgattgggcgctgatcatggaattcaccgccgcggatatctttcaacactcgcccttcggtggcattctgaattcactaaagtctctctctttgtcaggagagccctggccggattatggccaacaggattgggatgcggacgacgaagaaattcgacgcccacccaccacccacttaatagccactgtcgatgactcaaccgacatgctcgacttcgactccgaagacatcgacggtatggacgacgatgcgggaggcgaagaggaaccaccgcccacagggcgctggacgtccacttcatcatatgacgtatacatggtggacacatcaaaagaagacgacgacgaggaacggaaggatgcaccgaaggcttgttccctcgagaagcagtcaaagcggccgccccaaatcccgcctcggcagaaataacgatcatacagacccagcgttggagcagggcgaaccactgccggaccacggcaatacggagaatcaaaccgaacaaaccaattctgtcaaaaataatagtccggacgacataacgccggacaggcacccggagcagcagaatacccgtcaaaggcttgtttccaccgcgaggagtctgaaaaagcagaaacaaaggctcaaggttgcgcatgacacactccaaatcagatggagtaaagtactcaacacagcagcgaagtacggcgacaatcgccccaccaagagctacccaaagcggaagttgttacctgaattcgatgaggaggcctcagaccccccacaaccaaaaatcaaaacagccacctggccggatagacgacctcatggccaacatagagcggcaaacaatgccactcacaagacaatacgcgatccacgcgagtgctcgcaccaaaaggatggcgcaaccagatatttccaccagaagtcaaaacagtaaacgtgttacacgtgatcaagggaagaaacaaaacggcactcccagaaaaatatgcccaagggcgtatcaccgcggagtcctgccactggtcgtctcaaccgatcactttcgaccatcgtgattactcagcaagtatccggcatgcaggatgggccgccctggtattagacccaataattgacggataccacttcacacgagtcctgatggacgatggcaacagtctaaacctgatataccaggatacaatccgcgaaatggggatagacccaacaaaaatttgccatagcaacactacctttaaaggagtaacgccaggcccaggggctcattgtacgggctccctgctactaaaggttatattcggctttcccgataacttccgtagcgaacatttaacattccacatcgctccgttccaaagtggctatcaagcactactcggactcgaagctttcactcgctttaatgcaataccgcactatgcttccctcacactcaagatgcccggcccacgtggcatcattatagtgaacagaagtattaagcaatctttgcgcgccgaagagcgtgcggctgccttggcagccacacactaaaaacggcctcaccaaataaagcatttaacaggtcttcaagacctcggacacggttagacgagtccggcgcagctatatataattcataccggatcaatggtcacactcctattacaaatacaaggggctcaacgcgcgcagacaagtggcaatttttactcatcttgaattatacatggtttctttaaaactATCTTTTTgtacgacaactttttcacctaagttcctctctttcacagatgatcatcgtgctacacccgtccaggatacggcacaacggagacacaggcgcagacgtgcagcaggggcccgctccaaggattctttttagattaagaccctgcgtaaaccttttttactgtctcttgttgatacatatccaccgaattcttagcatagttgagaaggatgctgacgtcttggcatgtggccacgtcagaataatgcacgtacctggacacaaggggcttcttgcaaagggcactatttaggcccagtttataccataaagaccgaatactttagggagtgttcggcgtcgcgagtttggccttatatgcatcagctctgaatcattgtctttggtcaaatgttgggtttgcccagctcctatgttttggtgccttacgttccgctttatcggctaaggtagcaccaggagaactactgcgattgtgccctggttcatccggacgagcacctcaatagagaaagccgaaaactgactgtcatgatatagcgtgagactggtcaaccactcgatgacctatcggaatgttagaattcctccgccttaacgaagggtcgttttccggccaggcatgtacgcaccccgcgatcgggagagtgcggagccaccaggggctatctagtagcctcactgtcaaactcctatagctaagtgaaagtgttaaagcattatagtccggttgcctcgctcgctacgctatcacctccttaataggaccaagacgttgggttaagtgtgaacacgcgttttttgcgagcacctccgcattatatgcgtgggggttgaagccgacggttgcaatctttcaggttatacacatgtatacataaacggccgcacaggaggcatcatactactttcaggcaaaagtataaacatagccttataaaaactttataaaagcattgtgcttacaatgagaatacatatcactcaaacataatattctttgagcactgggcctctatcaaacgagaaccctggagaacctcctcgaaataatgctcggcagccactcagcctatggccgaaccctgtgccgcaacagtggtagcgtccatctccgcccagtatgctttaacacgggcaagggccatccgtgagccttctatgcacgctgacatcttcatcgcattaatacgcggcaccgcaccaaggaactgctgcactaagctgaaatagttgttcgacTTTGGCTTTTCCGTCCATAGCTGATCCataacagacctcatggcgaatccggacaacctattcagttcggcccattcggctagctggtcaatCAATGAAAGCAGACGC contains:
- the LOC125535586 gene encoding probable serine/threonine-protein kinase PBL18, which produces MGNFCVCMGGSAKCASASTPFQSKVNPRSSTSNSNSKASRRSSSGPEKPPQPAEAPTAAGEAQAVPPASLKSFTMADLRAATKNFGSTSYLGEGGFGCVYKGWIDETTLAPARPGATNAMMVAIKKLKKESFQGHREWLTEVTYLGDLHHDNLVKLVGYCSDADSNKLLVYEYMPRGSLENHLFRRGSQPPLPWSTRVSVAVDVARGLAFLHSRDVIFRDLKSSNVLLGPDHRAKLSDFGLARAGPTGGKSHVSTRVVGTRGYAAPEYVATGHLSAKSDVYGFGVVLLELMTGRRALDEARGVASELLVDWAMPMLQGERRKVIRVMDTRLGGQYPKRQAQDMAALALRCLQNDPKSRPSMADDVLPSLELLLQPSAAKSSSTTTSSRSPAASAAPVHRGHRRNKA